The following proteins come from a genomic window of Oncorhynchus clarkii lewisi isolate Uvic-CL-2024 chromosome 23, UVic_Ocla_1.0, whole genome shotgun sequence:
- the LOC139381683 gene encoding complement C1q tumor necrosis factor-related protein 1, producing the protein MTVRGGHTPSALCAWVVLLLLVVSGEPYRTPYDQEQDQNRDRDSETTDLRTDPRTDPRTNTRVYHRDVSEVRGKDCRRCCDPGEQPPPHYSNPHYPQQYPQYQAVPQINITILKGEKGDSGQRGPYGKSGKSGQSGPRGPNGIRGTKGSIGTPGEPCKAQYAAFSVGRKKAIHSNDYYQTLVFDTELVNLYGHFNMFTGKFYCYVPGIYYFSLNVHTWNQKETYVHVMHNEREVVILYAQPSDRSIMQSQSLMLELEREDQVWVRLFKGERENAIFSDDFDTYVTFNGHLIKPKSEG; encoded by the exons ATGACAGTGCGGGGTGGGCATACGCCCTCTGCCCTGTGTGCGTGGGTGGTACTGCTCCTGTTGGTGGTCTCAGGTGAACCCTACCGGACCCCCTACGACCAGGAACAAGACCagaacagagacagggacagtgaGACAACAGACCTCAGGACAGACCCTAGGACAGACCCCAGGACAAACACCAGGGTCTACCACAGAGATGTCAG TGAAGTGAGGGGTAAAGACTGTCGGCGGTGTTGTGACCCTGGAGAGCAGCCCCCTCCTCATTATTCCAACCCCCACTACCCACAACAGTACCCACAGTACCAAGCGGTGCCACAGATCAACATCACCATCCTCAAAG GTGAGAAGGGGGACAGCGGCCAGCGAGGACCGTACGGTAAATCCGGTAAGTCTGGCCAGTCCGGTCCCCGAGGGCCCAATGGCATCAGGGGAACCAAAGGGAGCATAGGGACCCCGGGTGAACCCTGCAAGGCGCAGTACGCTGCTTTCTCCGTGGGCCGCAAGAAGGCCATCCACTCCAACGACTACTACCAGACCTTAGTGTTCGACACCGAGCTCGTCAACCTCTACGGCCACTTCAACATGTTCACCGGCAAGTTCTACTGCTACGTGCCAGGGATCTACTACTTCAGCCTGAACGTGCACACGTGGAACCAGAAGGAGACGTATGTGCACGTGATGCATAACGAGAGGGAGGTGGTGATCCTGTACGCTCAGCCCAGTGACCGGAGTATCATGCAGAGCCAGAGCCTGATGctagagctggagagagaggaccaggTGTGGGTCAGGCTGttcaaaggggagagagagaacgccaTCTTCAGCGATGACTTTGATACCTACGTCACTTTCAATGGACACCTCATCAAGCCAAAGAGTGAGGggtag